Proteins encoded in a region of the Patescibacteria group bacterium genome:
- a CDS encoding four helix bundle protein — protein sequence MKINKFEYIIAWQKSKELVIIIYDAFRECIDYDFARQIKHAVISIMNNIAEGFERKTNKEFIRFLYMAKGSCGEVRSMLYLALELKYISRVDFEIYYEMSLEISKILSGLIKSL from the coding sequence AATTTGAGTATATTATTGCATGGCAAAAAAGTAAGGAATTAGTTATAATTATTTATGATGCCTTTAGGGAATGTATTGATTATGATTTTGCCAGACAAATTAAACATGCAGTAATCTCTATAATGAATAATATAGCCGAAGGTTTTGAGAGAAAGACCAATAAGGAATTTATTAGATTTTTATACATGGCAAAAGGTTCTTGTGGGGAAGTAAGATCAATGCTTTATTTAGCCTTAGAACTAAAATATATTTCAAGAGTAGATTTTGAAATATATTATGAAATGTCTTTGGAAATATCCAAAATCTTATCCGGCTTAATAAAATCTTTATAA
- a CDS encoding class I SAM-dependent methyltransferase — protein sequence MTERIEKVLKKLEELNKAGGQWNISRETGLFLHKLILEKKSEVMVEIGASNGYSTIWLADAAQKVNAKLITYEFVPEKVRDLVSNLQKADLIKYVQIIPDDANKRLGELDERIDFVFLDGRKNEYLQQLKLLEPKLKSGAIIIADNAISHKHVMEDYLYYVENEKAYQSELKDIGAGLEISIYQG from the coding sequence ATGACTGAAAGAATTGAAAAAGTTTTAAAAAAACTGGAGGAATTAAATAAAGCAGGCGGCCAGTGGAATATCTCCAGGGAAACTGGTCTTTTTTTGCATAAATTAATTTTAGAAAAGAAGTCCGAAGTAATGGTGGAAATTGGCGCTTCTAATGGGTATTCTACAATTTGGTTGGCAGATGCTGCGCAAAAAGTTAACGCTAAATTAATAACTTATGAGTTTGTACCGGAAAAAGTGCGCGATTTAGTTTCTAATTTACAAAAAGCTGATTTGATAAAATACGTGCAAATAATTCCTGATGATGCCAATAAAAGGTTAGGGGAATTAGATGAAAGAATTGATTTTGTTTTTTTAGATGGCAGGAAAAATGAATATTTACAGCAATTAAAACTACTGGAGCCAAAATTGAAATCGGGCGCTATTATTATTGCTGATAATGCCATTTCCCATAAGCACGTCATGGAAGATTATCTTTATTATGTAGAGAATGAGAAAGCATATCAAAGCGAATTAAAGGATATTGGGGCTGGTTTGGAAATAAGCATTTATCAAGGATAA
- a CDS encoding histidine phosphatase family protein has translation MFKNNENFCTLYLVRHGETEWNKNGIIQGQLDSPLTNEGIKQVQQTANDLRDIHFDVIFSSDLHRARKSAEIIKLERQLAIQTSRALRERTFGHYEGTPGEKYREKFQQLFEMVKKLSDEDHKAFKFDDDIESDEEVIGRFITQLREIAVAYPNKTAIVVTHGGCIRTFLMHMGYIKYSELPVGAFLKNAGYVKVLCDGIDFFIQEVKGVNKQTQK, from the coding sequence ATGTTTAAAAATAATGAGAATTTTTGCACGCTCTATCTGGTTAGACATGGAGAGACGGAGTGGAATAAAAACGGAATTATTCAGGGTCAATTAGATTCTCCACTCACCAATGAAGGAATAAAACAAGTTCAACAAACGGCTAATGATCTAAGGGATATTCATTTTGACGTTATTTTTTCTTCAGATTTACATCGGGCTCGAAAATCCGCGGAAATAATAAAGCTAGAAAGACAACTGGCTATCCAGACCTCAAGAGCTTTAAGGGAGCGAACATTTGGTCACTATGAAGGAACCCCTGGAGAAAAATACAGAGAAAAATTTCAGCAGCTTTTTGAAATGGTTAAGAAACTTTCTGACGAGGATCATAAGGCATTTAAGTTTGATGATGATATTGAAAGTGATGAGGAAGTCATTGGCAGGTTTATAACTCAATTAAGAGAAATTGCCGTTGCTTATCCCAATAAAACTGCAATTGTAGTTACTCACGGCGGTTGTATTAGGACATTTTTAATGCACATGGGATATATTAAATATAGTGAATTACCGGTTGGCGCCTTCTTAAAAAATGCCGGCTATGTAAAAGTTCTATGTGATGGCATTGATTTTTTTATCCAAGAAGTAAAAGGCGTTAATAAGCAAACACAAAAATAA
- the rpiB gene encoding ribose 5-phosphate isomerase B produces the protein MKIVIASDHSGFKVKEAVKAALKNSPVNVVDFGCFSDEPVDYPQFAQSAVEAVLKGEMDRAILICGTGIGMSIVANRYPGIRAALVYNEEVARLSREHNNANVLCLGAKQMSQEQIIRIIGIWLTTKFSREKRHFRRIMQINEMHLKRD, from the coding sequence ATGAAAATAGTAATTGCAAGTGATCATAGCGGATTTAAAGTGAAAGAAGCAGTCAAAGCTGCTTTAAAAAATTCCCCAGTAAACGTAGTAGATTTCGGCTGTTTTTCAGATGAACCAGTTGATTATCCTCAATTCGCACAGTCGGCAGTTGAGGCAGTTCTCAAAGGTGAAATGGATAGAGCCATTCTAATTTGTGGAACAGGTATTGGCATGTCAATTGTAGCTAATCGCTACCCGGGAATCAGAGCAGCCCTGGTCTACAACGAAGAGGTAGCCAGACTAAGCCGTGAACATAATAATGCTAATGTCTTATGCTTGGGTGCCAAACAAATGAGCCAAGAACAAATCATCAGAATCATTGGGATTTGGCTTACTACAAAATTCTCCCGTGAGAAAAGGCACTTCCGACGAATTATGCAAATTAATGAAATGCACCTAAAAAGGGACTAA
- the pyrH gene encoding UMP kinase gives MRKIKKTIVISLGGSLISPYEIDVDYLKKFKKIIEKFVKRGFRFVIVTGGGKICRKYNQAARELNKKVKPVELDWLGIKATKVNAELVRVMFAKKAYFKVIDKPDTKIKGSQPIIIAGGWKPGASSDNMAVNLAKSFKASIVINLSNVEYVYDKDPNKYKGAKPFKALSWAHYRRLIGAKWDPGANWPFDPIASKLAQKLGLEVIICNGHNLENYLSEKNFKGTIIR, from the coding sequence ATGCGAAAAATTAAAAAAACAATAGTTATTTCACTAGGCGGTTCATTAATCTCGCCTTATGAAATTGATGTTGATTATTTAAAGAAATTCAAAAAGATAATTGAGAAGTTTGTTAAGCGGGGTTTTCGCTTTGTGATCGTGACCGGTGGCGGAAAAATTTGTCGCAAATACAATCAGGCAGCCAGGGAATTAAATAAAAAAGTGAAACCAGTTGAATTGGACTGGCTGGGAATTAAAGCAACTAAAGTAAATGCAGAATTAGTCAGGGTGATGTTTGCTAAGAAGGCGTATTTTAAAGTTATTGATAAGCCCGACACAAAAATTAAAGGATCTCAACCGATTATAATTGCTGGGGGCTGGAAGCCAGGCGCTTCTTCGGATAATATGGCAGTTAATTTAGCCAAATCATTTAAAGCATCAATTGTGATTAATTTAAGCAATGTGGAATATGTTTATGATAAAGATCCTAATAAATATAAAGGCGCTAAGCCTTTTAAAGCTCTTTCCTGGGCTCATTATCGCCGTTTAATCGGCGCTAAATGGGATCCTGGCGCTAATTGGCCATTTGACCCCATTGCCAGCAAATTAGCGCAGAAATTGGGTTTAGAAGTCATTATTTGTAATGGACATAATTTGGAGAATTATTTAAGCGAGAAAAATTTTAAAGGGACGATTATAAGATGA
- a CDS encoding GxxExxY protein, with protein sequence MKNKIDLIYPELSYEIVGVLFRVSNELGYGYQEKYYENAISKLLDQNKISYRRQIKCDLKFNNEKIGLYYLDFLIDDKIVLEIKVGKRFAKQAFDQIIAYLKATNKKLGILALFNSQGVRFIRIVNLENKFELKETEIKLSNFRKLIKH encoded by the coding sequence ATGAAAAATAAAATTGATTTAATTTATCCAGAATTAAGTTATGAGATAGTAGGAGTATTATTCAGGGTATCTAACGAATTAGGGTATGGTTATCAGGAAAAGTATTATGAAAATGCGATCAGCAAGTTATTGGATCAAAATAAAATAAGTTACAGAAGGCAAATAAAATGCGATTTAAAATTTAATAATGAAAAAATAGGCCTTTATTATTTGGATTTTTTAATTGACGATAAGATAGTATTAGAGATTAAAGTCGGAAAACGATTTGCTAAACAAGCATTTGATCAAATTATTGCTTATCTTAAAGCAACTAATAAGAAACTGGGTATTCTGGCACTATTTAATAGCCAAGGTGTTAGATTTATTAGAATTGTGAACTTAGAAAATAAATTTGAGTTAAAAGAAACAGAAATCAAATTAAGTAACTTCCGTAAATTAATTAAACACTAG
- a CDS encoding DEAD/DEAH box helicase family protein: MTQMEILRNLKRFLRSEKFAERLKLGQQSTFQAIYKAIRKGMNAFYIKEPSGIGKTQYAIELTNAGQFKKVLFLVPTLALVDQTDNRFRKFGENIVSINNFTGTKKEMDGQIIIGTYQSFQRASEFPIDPSCFDLVIWDEVHEALTPARQQIMNFFDPQTIHLGLTASDEYNELKRVENFMPCIARMTIEEAVKLNLLCGVRCWLAQTNIDISRITLTRGDYDIKEQKRIIDIVRRNRAALDIYSEFFNGQTCLITCINVEHAMKIAEIFQHAGISARAVWGSTQEYYLPKRELQQRLDDFKIGKIKVITTVDLIDKGFDDTLISALINLRITSSVVKATQRGGRVLRLFSDEDKKQPVARKMFRRWGGKLATVVDFLDECQNHSFRPVLFSDILGGTYILPPPMEEHERNIGVGGDKLWPPNGRVSIRLITDLIQVAKITAQMTTFDSLPVANEDGIVFLPVQR; this comes from the coding sequence ATGACCCAAATGGAAATACTTAGAAACCTCAAGCGTTTTCTAAGGAGCGAAAAATTCGCAGAGCGATTAAAGTTAGGCCAGCAAAGCACTTTCCAGGCCATTTATAAGGCTATCAGAAAAGGAATGAATGCCTTTTACATAAAAGAGCCGAGCGGTATTGGCAAAACTCAATATGCGATTGAGCTTACCAATGCTGGTCAGTTCAAAAAGGTTTTATTCCTTGTGCCGACATTGGCTTTGGTAGATCAGACTGATAATCGTTTCCGTAAGTTCGGCGAAAACATTGTCTCAATCAATAATTTCACTGGTACTAAGAAAGAAATGGACGGGCAGATCATTATTGGCACTTATCAATCTTTTCAAAGGGCTAGTGAATTCCCGATTGATCCGTCATGCTTTGATTTGGTAATCTGGGACGAGGTTCATGAGGCTTTAACGCCGGCACGCCAGCAGATTATGAATTTTTTCGACCCTCAAACAATTCATCTTGGCCTAACTGCTTCGGATGAATACAATGAATTGAAGCGAGTTGAAAATTTCATGCCGTGTATTGCAAGAATGACCATCGAAGAGGCAGTCAAACTGAACTTGCTTTGCGGGGTACGATGCTGGCTTGCCCAGACAAACATAGATATCTCCAGAATTACTCTTACACGCGGCGATTATGATATTAAGGAGCAAAAACGCATCATAGACATCGTTCGTCGCAATAGAGCTGCACTGGATATTTACAGTGAATTCTTTAATGGTCAAACTTGCTTGATTACGTGCATTAACGTTGAGCATGCAATGAAGATCGCAGAAATTTTTCAGCATGCAGGTATTTCAGCTCGAGCAGTCTGGGGCAGTACGCAGGAATACTATTTGCCCAAAAGAGAATTACAGCAGCGCTTGGATGATTTCAAAATCGGCAAAATCAAGGTTATAACCACTGTTGACTTAATTGATAAGGGCTTTGACGACACGCTTATTAGTGCCCTAATCAATTTGCGCATCACCAGTTCTGTAGTAAAAGCCACTCAACGTGGTGGGCGAGTCTTGCGTCTTTTTAGCGACGAGGATAAAAAACAACCAGTGGCGAGAAAGATGTTCAGAAGATGGGGAGGAAAACTTGCAACTGTGGTTGATTTCCTTGATGAATGTCAAAACCATTCTTTCAGGCCAGTCCTCTTTAGTGATATTTTAGGAGGGACATATATCTTACCACCACCCATGGAGGAACACGAAAGGAATATTGGCGTTGGTGGAGACAAATTGTGGCCACCTAATGGCAGAGTCAGTATAAGACTCATAACTGATTTAATCCAAGTTGCCAAAATCACTGCCCAAATGACAACTTTTGACAGCTTACCCGTGGCAAATGAAGACGGTATAGTTTTCCTGCCAGTCCAGCGTTAA
- the rplJ gene encoding 50S ribosomal protein L10 has product MPKTKDQKKKIIENLTDKFKSFKSLVFTDYKGLTVKEASDLKRLCKKEGIEYLVAKKTLITKALEKAGLTDMNVKNLQGNIALVIGFEDEIAPAKITANFAKTHEALKMLGGIMESKFIDLAQVVALSKIPSKAELLAKLVGSINAPVSGFVNVLAGNLRGLVQVLNSIKEQKI; this is encoded by the coding sequence ATGCCTAAAACAAAGGACCAAAAAAAGAAAATTATTGAGAATTTAACTGATAAATTCAAATCTTTCAAGAGTTTGGTTTTTACCGATTATAAAGGTTTAACTGTGAAAGAGGCCTCTGATTTAAAGAGGTTATGTAAAAAAGAGGGAATAGAATATCTAGTTGCTAAAAAGACTCTAATTACCAAAGCTTTAGAAAAAGCCGGCTTAACAGATATGAATGTTAAAAATTTACAAGGCAACATTGCCTTGGTTATTGGGTTTGAGGATGAAATTGCCCCAGCTAAAATAACAGCAAATTTTGCCAAAACACACGAAGCTTTAAAAATGCTTGGCGGTATTATGGAATCAAAATTCATTGATTTGGCTCAGGTTGTTGCCTTATCAAAGATTCCAAGTAAGGCCGAACTTTTGGCCAAATTAGTCGGCAGTATTAATGCTCCGGTTTCCGGCTTTGTAAATGTTTTGGCAGGCAATCTACGAGGCTTAGTCCAAGTATTGAATTCAATTAAAGAACAAAAAATTTAA
- the rplL gene encoding 50S ribosomal protein L7/L12, with protein sequence MAEEKESKKEVEVPNKFKALVEEIEKMSVIDLSELVKVLEEKFGVSAAAPVAMMAAAGASAEAAPTKSEYDVELAAAGENKIGVIKVVKEVTGLGLKEAKDMVDGVPQMIKKALKKDEAEALKKKLEEAGATVNLK encoded by the coding sequence ATGGCAGAAGAAAAAGAATCAAAAAAAGAGGTTGAAGTTCCAAATAAATTCAAAGCCCTAGTTGAAGAAATTGAGAAGATGTCAGTTATTGATTTGTCTGAATTAGTGAAGGTGCTGGAAGAAAAGTTTGGAGTTTCAGCAGCTGCTCCAGTCGCGATGATGGCAGCCGCAGGCGCTAGCGCTGAAGCCGCGCCAACCAAATCAGAATACGATGTTGAATTGGCTGCCGCAGGCGAAAACAAAATTGGCGTGATCAAGGTCGTGAAAGAAGTAACAGGTTTGGGCCTGAAAGAGGCTAAGGATATGGTTGATGGCGTACCTCAAATGATTAAAAAAGCTTTGAAAAAAGATGAAGCTGAAGCCTTGAAAAAGAAATTAGAAGAAGCTGGCGCCACAGTTAATTTGAAATAA